Within the Aedes aegypti strain LVP_AGWG unplaced genomic scaffold, AaegL5.0 Primary Assembly AGWG_AaegL5_hic_scaff_315_PBJ_arrow, whole genome shotgun sequence genome, the region tggtctgttgccaaatcattccattttacttccgcttatctctctataaaggatcactacactgtaagaccaaagtactctttaaagggtaaaaaagtaccctctttgagagaaactagtttaactcataaaaagagtaaagggcctttactctttaaagagtaaacggcttgtacgtcaaatcaacgagtgaattttacccattatccataaaatagtttttgagaaacagagtaaaatttactcttttttcaaatattaaattataataattttaatGTTTATTTTCGTAGATATAAAATCATCAACTTCAAGACTCGTAAATACAAGAAAGATTTATTTAATAAAAGATTTGCAATAACAATTCTGATCCTATTTTCTTGTCAATCCATTCGTCAACACGCTAATGGGGCTGGTGCTCCTGGTAGTTTTATGCAGCGGGACATGTAACGGGATGTATTGGGCAGCAGTCGttctataaaatatgttatttgtTTAGATAGATGACGCGAAAAGAAAAGAACCTACCTAGTAACCTACCTTCGACGTATCCGCATTTTTAAATGCTTATTCCTGTTATAATATTAACTAACAAAAGAACAACAAACGCTGTTCCGTGAATCTAATTTGCAACattgcaagatttttttcacccattaaagggtaaatAGACGGAATATATAAATGGGCATAAAATAccctttatttgaaaaaaataaagtaccctttatttgacgtttccatgtatcagaaaataatgggtatttttcccACATTAAAGAGTAAtgccgagtttacagtgtaGTCAAAACTGCCCTCGGcaatgaaattttactttttcgaCTTCTTGGCTGTCCGACTTTTATGCAATGCCTGTTGTTACCGTGGCAATCTTCCATCTGTGATCCCCTCGTTTCTTATTGACAAGCAGTCGAACGAAAGTCCATCAAAACAATCATTCCGCATTCATTCGATTTCTTTCctccaaaataatttaaaacggGTTTTGTCATCAATTCCACCGCAATTTATCGTTCCTAATGAAGAAAACTGTTCGTTAATAAGTGTACTTTGCTGCCAACCACCAGCCATGATCCTGTCGCACTTTATCGAAAAGCTAAAGGTAAGCGCCCGGATTTTCGCTTCAACAGCCTGTTGATTGctgttgattgttgattttgttttttccgCTCTCAGGTGGGGAAGAAGTTCGTTCTGCTGGATTTGATTGTCCACCCGGACTGCCAGCGCCCTTGGGACACAGTCGGATCAGAAAACAAATTCATCCCGGTGGAAGTGTGGAAACTGATTTACCAGAAGCTGTCCAGCATCTGCCGGAAGCAGTTTGCGGAGAGGGCGAAATCGGAGGATACCAAATGCGAACTGGACAAGGAGTACGAGTGCCGGCTGGACGGCAAACCGAACTACCTGTTGAGGTACGAGTTCCGGGATGAGAATGCTCGGTCGCATCTGAACGTGGTGTTCAACGATGACGAGCAAAAGTTGCACCGGGAGTGTCTGGTGGTTCAGATTTCGGACCAAACGAAGGCTCTGTACGACGAGCTGCAGGACAAGAGGAAAATCGTGGAAAGGCTACAGAAAGAGAATAAGAAACTGAAGGAGATGCCATCGCAAAGTCAGCAGAGTCAGGAGTATACTCCGGTTCCGATAAAGAAGTCCAGTTCTTCGTCCAGCACTTCGGTAGAATATGTTCCAACGGCAATCAATGGCAAATCGCCGGCGTATTCGTCCAGTTATAAGGCCCGCAAGATTGAAGAGACTGCCAAGCTGGAACCGGACCCCTACACACCTACTTCCAGCCAGGATTCTAATCCGGAAAAGCCCGCTTACGTTCCCACAAGCCTTTACACTCCGATCAGAACAGGGGCGACCTTAAAATCTTCAGACCCTAGTTCCGTTGAAGGTACGACTGTCGGGAAAAGGCGTCGACGCGAGAAGGACATGATGCTGTTCGGAACAGACGACGAAGAGGACGATGTTCAATCGCCACGCAAAATCGTCAAAGAGGAACCGGCACTGAATCGCAGCGATGAGGATATGTTCAGTCCAGATCACTCGCCCAAAGTTCGCGATATGATGCGGAGTAGCACCGAAGAGCTCGCTGGAGGTGATTGCAAGCGTACGCAATTGCCACGAAAAACCAAAGTCGGAGTCAGTTACAGTGGGCTGATGAGCCCTGATGAAAAAACTACTTCCCCTGCGGCAGTCCAAACGGTGACCAAACGTCGTCGCAAAGACGAAGAGTACACTCCCTCGAGCAGCGCCGTCAAAGGAACGGTTGATGGGTGGTTGTCTAGTCGTAAGAAGGACGAAAGCTCCCAGCCCTCTAAGGATAAGGAGGGCGATAAGCGTCGAGCGGCGAAGAAGCCCAAGGATGAAACGCCATCCATTGCACCGATTCGTGTCGATCATGATAAGCTAAAGGAAGAAGGGGAAGTCTTGCGCAAAAAGATTGCTGATTTTGATCAGCTCGATAAGATACTTCCCGAGGATAAGACTTTGCTGAATATTCCTGTTTGGTGAGTAGGTACTTTCAATTGCAATCATAATTGAATTCATCTTCAGAGTCCAGGGTAATGTCATGCAATTCTCTCTGCTGATAAGTTTGAAGATTTTTCTTATATCTGGCCCGTTGACCGTTCTGCCGACTTGGAACTCGAATATACTAAGGCttattattttaaactttttatatgatttcatgttaatatttcagctttactttttttatttgaaactagtggtcccggcaaacttcgtcttgccatcaagtaggctgtttcgaaacgtcatgtaatcccccatacaaaatgacacctgAGTCTTCTCTCGTTTTCCcgattatccggagattttcccaaactttttgttGCACGAACACTTCGCTTTCCTTGTCGAGTGCAACAATGAAAAACTTACATCAATCTGTTGATCCGTTCCCAAgtttatttcgtgacatacaaacatcactccatttttatttatatagatagattaaGATATTCGTTAGAACTGTTCTACAATCTACTCACACGTGAGTCTAGTTTGCGAACATGCGGAATTTTCGCAGTATACTGGGCATTAAGCCTTACAAAGAGTTCCGATAGAATCTTAGACAAGATTTTTACGGAATATTTAGACAACACTTTGATGGAAGCTTTAGCATGATTCCACAGAATTCTACGCTAAGGTTACAGGGTgaccaccgaaccgggaaaaacgggaaaagcgggaaaaagacgggaatttgaatccatcgggaaaatgacgggaaaaaccgggaatttgagatggtcaccgggaaaattattttgaaagaacaTCTTCAAGCTATAAATCATCAAACAATAAGTTGTAGAAAGTTGATATGGTTGATCATATTGCCATTAAGCATCATCTTGGACaaataacttttaaattttcttgttgAAACAGTCTAGTTTGCTACACTCAAGTTAATtggtaatgtttggaatatttatttttatctcttttttttttgttgggatttgaaccactgcgaccattaattgatctattgtggtatacTTCTGTTTACTATCGCAACGTGCTCAGTACGGAGAGTTACCATTCAGGATAACTGCCGTTATCTGATGATGCGAGTTATCCCAATCCGGAATGacctttaaaataaattttactacTAGATTAGGGTTCTGTAAccaaatttcagaaggatttagaatgcccttgttgaaatattttttcctacTTGCAAATAATGCTGGACAGTCACAAAGCAGATGTTGAGAGGTCTcttttgatgatgatgatgatataggctgccatctattgtagcaaggtatccGCCGGTAGCAATGGCCTATTCTAAccaaaacaatttgttcaagattgtatgactattcgtattcaatcatactcctgtctgaagggccaaaaacgaatggcggacccgtaaagcagagacacttacgcgaaacccgcaaggaaaaagaatctccttccaaaagtaagttcacacgaacagtcgtacaatcaagccattgcttgtcagaaagacccaatagatgggaagaagagcccgccctttttccacgaaatgttagcgatatgaagttgacagtttcactcttcctatccatctcgcttcaatcgggtgccctgatggtcccacccaacccaaaatgcatataacattggaaatataatcaaataacaCAAGTCATCATGGAAAGATCtcaccggttttttttttatcgttgtTGTATTTTGAAGCTGGTCGTCGCAACGATGTCGTCGAACTATTTCACCGTTAGCTATAAAGTATCATTTATTCGAAACTGTTcaaaaaacgagaaaaaaaacaaacttcacTCCTCCGATAAAGCGATACGAAAATCAAATCCACTTGTTGGGCTTCTCAAACTGCACTGctcgaaaaccgaaaaaaaaaaacttccattccgacgaaccgaaagccaaaaaaaaaaaaacacttctgcTATGCGAAAACTGTACCCGCTTGCTGGGCTTCTCCAAATGAAGATCAAACGGTagagttgccaaaatcgaacgggcacCGTATTAAATTTGCAACACTCCAATTGAACACCACTGTACATGCCCAGTTTTCTAATCGTACCGTCATCTTGCTCATACCCGCTTCTCTTTCCCGTTTCCGAAAGATCACTTTAATCAGTTGGTGTGGGTAAGACTCGCAAACGAAAATTCTCCACACGTTCACCTCTCTCACCACACCCACATCCACCCGTCCTACCTTTCACTACCCACTACTACTGAGACCGCGTTCATTCATACACTAATCGCTTCCCCCGCGCATGCTGccgccaaacattttttttcacagcaattccactttttttaaattctaaatTATTAACTTTTAATCCATTTTCCAACTCAAATTTAACTTGCACTCGCGACTTTGCTCTTTTCTACGTTCGGATATGTATTTTTCGTCGATTTTACTTTgatatttccacatttttttcactatttGAGTACCACGTTAAAAATGCACAACTTTCCCTCAGCCAGTGCTGATGTTGAGAGGTCTCCTTTTTCACACCAACAAACCGACAGACATCAATTTGACTTCGACTTATCTTTTCAAATGATATCTTGGCCGGACAGTGTCCCGTAAGCAGCCCAATAaatattcttagtgattttttatttaaattcaagaatttttttccgttatttgtttgtttggagtTATGAAGAGTTTGGATTGCCTTACATTTTTTATAGCTTTCCAATTAAACTGAATCATATTGTCCTTCCATTGTTTTAATTCCAATTGTGTTACACATTTAGATATTCCACAGAAAGGTTCTGGTCCTACATACTGAGAACTTGCGCCTTGTCTGGCAGTAATCGGCTTTCTCGTTTCCTTCAATCCCACAATGGCCTGGCAACCCAGTACAGATGGACCTGGTTTTTCATAGCCAATTGCTTAAGAATTGTTATACATTCCCCAAACCAATTTTGATTGGCATGTGAacattttaatgcattcagagCCGCCTGACTATCTGAAAATAGCAAATCCTTGCATGTCTGTAgtttcttttcaaacatatatATGCCACATTCTAAGATGCGTATACTTCTGCAAAGAAGACGGTTGTCCATCTTCCCATAGGTATTGAAACATGAATCCCCGGGCCTATATACCAGCTCCGGCGCTATCATTCATTTTGGAACCATCTGTGTAAAAAATAATCGATCCTGGTGAAATAATAGGCCCTCCTGATTCCCATATTTGGCGATTCGTATTAATCATTCATATGGTTTATCTaggttcaggattttttccatccaGTCTTCGATCATCTGTACTGTTTTATCAATACGAAAATCTTTCAGTATACTAAGATGCCCAGAAAGATTGCCTTCTAGAAAAATGGTAGTTCTTCGCAGCCTTAGCGCACTCCCTTTCAGCTTCCCATTTGCACGTATTGATGTAATGGAAAGCTTATAAAGAACTGCCTCTAAGGCTTTTGATGGTGTACTGTGCATTGCTCCTGTTATAGCCATACAGACCAAACGTTGAAATTTCGCTAACTTTTGTTGGGATgtaatttgatttgttttagGCCACCAAACAAATGAGGCATAAACAATTCTGGGTCTTACAATAACCGTGTAAATCCAATGAATCATTTTAGGTTTGAGTCCCCATTTTTTACCAAATGTTTTCTTACTCACCCAGAGAGCATTCGTGGCTTTACTTATGACCTGCTCTAAGTGTAAGCTCCAGTTTAGTTTATCATCTAGAATGACCCCTAGATACTTTACACTGgatgaatattgtaaaattgaTCCATTAATTATCAAGCTTTTGAGTGTAATTTTCCTTTTACGAGTAAATGGAACTAAAACTGTTTTTGATGGGTTTATATTTAGCCCTTCGTTTTGGCACCACTCAATAGTGCAGTTTAGTGCAGATTGCATTCTATCTGTGATGatattatcaaactttccacgtACTATTATGGCTATATCATCAGCAAATCCTATAACTTCGAAGCCTCTTTCTACTAGTTTATTGAGAATGTCATCAACAACAAGGGACCATAATAAAGGCGACAATACACCTCCTTGAGGACAACCCTTAGTAGTCCTTATCGTTATCGATGATTCCCCCAATTCGGAAGACACTTCTCTACTTTTCAGCATTTTCATTATCCAAACTCTAACGCTGGGGTCAAAGTTTCTtttatccattgatttttttatctcTTACT harbors:
- the LOC5574539 gene encoding nucleolin, coding for MILSHFIEKLKVGKKFVLLDLIVHPDCQRPWDTVGSENKFIPVEVWKLIYQKLSSICRKQFAERAKSEDTKCELDKEYECRLDGKPNYLLRYEFRDENARSHLNVVFNDDEQKLHRECLVVQISDQTKALYDELQDKRKIVERLQKENKKLKEMPSQSQQSQEYTPVPIKKSSSSSSTSVEYVPTAINGKSPAYSSSYKARKIEETAKLEPDPYTPTSSQDSNPEKPAYVPTSLYTPIRTGATLKSSDPSSVEGTTVGKRRRREKDMMLFGTDDEEDDVQSPRKIVKEEPALNRSDEDMFSPDHSPKVRDMMRSSTEELAGGDCKRTQLPRKTKVGVSYSGLMSPDEKTTSPAAVQTVTKRRRKDEEYTPSSSAVKGTVDGWLSSRKKDESSQPSKDKEGDKRRAAKKPKDETPSIAPIRVDHDKLKEEGEVLRKKIADFDQLDKILPEDKTLLNIPVW